One genomic window of Elaeis guineensis isolate ETL-2024a chromosome 2, EG11, whole genome shotgun sequence includes the following:
- the LOC105041662 gene encoding allene oxide cyclase, chloroplastic yields the protein MASLRATTLSLNPPRSGKTLSPLPQTRSLTSFKFPIPSPTKSPKLAASPNRHTITASLFSNNKQTSSDSRSSKVQEMYVYEINERDRGSPVYLRLSQKEVNSLGDLVPLTNKVYHGNLEKRLGITAGICVLVQHVPERGGDRYEAIYSFYFGDYGHISVQGPYLTYEDTYLAVTGGSGVFAGVYGTVKLQQIVYPFKIFYTFYLQGIPDLPRELLGKPVPPSPTVEPTPAAKAAEPHAAVKNFTN from the exons ATGGCCTCCCTTAGAGCCACCACTCTCTCCCTCAACCCCCCAAGATCTGGCAAAACCCTCTCTCCTCTCCCACAAACCCGATCTCTAACGTCTTTCAAATTCCCTATTCCAAGCCCTACAAAATCCCCAAAATTAGCCGCTTCTCCCAACCGGCATACCATCACCGCCTCCCTCTTCTCCAACAACAAGCAGACATCCTCCGATTCCCGATCAT CTAAGGTGCAGGAGATGTACGTGTACGAAATCAACGAGAGGGACCGCGGCAGCCCAGTCTACCTCCGCCTGAGCCAGAAGGAAGTCAATTCGCTCGGCGATCTGGTACCTTTGACCAACAAG GTCTATCACGGTAATTTGGAGAAGAGGCTGGGGATAACGGCGGGCATCTGCGTCCTGGTCCAGCACGTCCCGGAACGTGGCGGAGACCGATACGAGGCGATATATAGCTTCTATTTCGGGGATTATGGGCACATATCGGTCCAGGGGCCGTACCTGACCTATGAGGACACGTACCTGGCCGTCACAGGCGGGTCGGGGGTATTCGCCGGGGTTTACGGCACGGTTAAGCTGCAGCAGATCGTATACCCGTTTAAGATATTCTATACCTTTTATCTCCAGGGGATACCGGATCtccccagagagcttttggggaaGCCGGTTCCGCCGTCGCCGACCGTCGAGCCCACCCCCGCCGCCAAGGCAGCCGAGCCCCACGCCGCCGTAAAGAATTTTACCAACTAG